A window of the Flavobacterium sangjuense genome harbors these coding sequences:
- a CDS encoding ribonuclease HII — protein sequence MLQFKFSDFDMECGTDEAGRGCLAGPVTAAAIILPDGFELKLLNDSKQLSEKIREELKPLIETNAICFSVTHLDSGVIDKINILNASIKAMHDCIDKLNPIPNYIIVDGNRFKPINNIPYSTIIKGDSKYMSIAAASVLAKTYRDEYMDRIHEEFPMYNWKKNKGYPTSEHREAIRKYGTTKYHRMSFRLLPEQLKLEL from the coding sequence ATGCTTCAATTTAAGTTCTCAGATTTTGATATGGAATGCGGGACTGACGAAGCCGGCAGAGGATGCCTTGCAGGTCCTGTCACAGCAGCTGCAATAATTCTTCCAGATGGCTTTGAATTGAAATTACTGAATGATTCAAAACAGCTTTCTGAGAAAATACGCGAAGAGCTAAAACCATTAATAGAAACTAACGCTATTTGTTTTTCGGTAACACATTTGGATTCAGGTGTCATTGACAAAATAAATATTTTAAACGCATCTATAAAAGCCATGCATGATTGCATTGACAAACTAAATCCTATACCTAATTATATTATAGTAGACGGTAACCGTTTTAAACCCATTAACAACATTCCCTATTCCACAATAATAAAAGGAGACTCAAAGTACATGAGTATTGCTGCGGCTTCTGTTTTAGCAAAAACGTATAGAGATGAATATATGGATAGAATCCATGAAGAATTTCCAATGTACAACTGGAAGAAAAATAAAGGCTACCCAACATCAGAACACAGAGAAGCAATTAGAAAATACGGCACAACCAAATACCACCGAATGAGTTTTAGGTTATTGCCGGAACAACTGAAATTGGAATTATAA
- the lipB gene encoding lipoyl(octanoyl) transferase LipB, translated as MNKKIHLQDLGNKDYKETWDYQEVLFKKIVDIKLEKRTNPELVTPNYFLFVEHPHVYTLGKSGDMSNLLLSEKQLEAKGATFYKINRGGDITYHGPGQIVGYPIVDLENFFTDIHKYLRFLEEVIILTLAEYNITGTRSEGETGVWLDVGTPFARKICAMGVRASRWVTMHGFALNVNANLGYFDNIIPCGIKGKAVTSMHVELGAAVDEEEVKRKIISHFAILFEANFKTSEMLRQFE; from the coding sequence ATGAATAAAAAAATTCATCTTCAGGATTTAGGGAACAAGGATTATAAGGAAACCTGGGATTATCAGGAAGTCCTTTTTAAGAAGATTGTCGATATCAAATTAGAAAAAAGAACCAATCCCGAATTGGTAACGCCTAATTATTTTCTGTTTGTTGAACATCCGCATGTATATACTCTTGGCAAAAGTGGTGATATGTCTAATCTGTTGCTTTCTGAAAAACAATTGGAAGCCAAAGGTGCTACTTTTTATAAAATCAATCGCGGTGGCGATATTACCTATCATGGTCCGGGACAAATTGTAGGTTATCCAATAGTAGATTTAGAAAATTTCTTTACTGATATACATAAATATTTGCGCTTTTTGGAAGAAGTAATCATATTAACTTTAGCAGAGTATAATATAACAGGTACAAGAAGCGAAGGCGAAACTGGAGTCTGGCTGGACGTCGGAACACCATTTGCGAGAAAGATTTGTGCAATGGGTGTCAGGGCTTCACGTTGGGTAACGATGCATGGCTTTGCTTTGAATGTCAATGCAAATCTTGGTTATTTTGACAATATTATTCCGTGTGGTATTAAAGGAAAGGCAGTCACTTCGATGCACGTGGAATTAGGTGCGGCAGTTGATGAAGAAGAAGTAAAACGTAAAATCATTAGTCATTTTGCAATTCTTTTTGAAGCGAATTTCAAAACTTCAGAAATGCTTCGCCAATTCGAGTAA